A genomic stretch from Colwellia sp. Arc7-635 includes:
- a CDS encoding GyrI-like domain-containing protein, producing MNVEIINFPETKISVYEHHGSSTLENESIMRLVQWRKENKLAPSDIHRSYGIHYNDPNTVSPADYRVDLCVSVLDDVAPNQHGVVTKIMPALRCARVRYLGSRENMTTARDLYKKWLPKSGETLAKFPIFFHYVNVGPGVEDSDMITDVYLPIE from the coding sequence ATGAACGTTGAAATTATCAATTTCCCTGAAACAAAAATCTCTGTTTATGAGCATCATGGCTCTTCGACGCTTGAGAATGAATCTATCATGCGACTTGTGCAGTGGCGTAAAGAAAACAAACTTGCCCCTTCGGATATTCATCGCAGTTATGGCATTCATTACAACGATCCTAATACAGTCTCACCAGCAGACTATCGTGTAGACTTATGTGTTTCTGTTCTTGATGATGTTGCGCCAAATCAGCATGGTGTTGTTACTAAGATAATGCCGGCTTTACGTTGTGCAAGAGTTCGTTATCTAGGCTCACGTGAAAATATGACGACAGCTAGAGATTTATATAAAAAATGGTTACCTAAAAGTGGTGAAACATTAGCTAAATTTCCAATATTCTTTCACTACGTTAATGTCGGCCCAGGAGTTGAAGATAGTGATATGATCACTGATGTTTATCTGCCAATTGAATAA
- a CDS encoding ACT domain-containing protein, with product MSEYLVLTAMGPDRTGSVSDLTKLASECGCNILDSRMAVFGLEFTLIMLLTGTNKAIHQLESKLPAVAHELELITMMKRTSGYREQEFVHHYQADYAGIDQPGVLKAVTAFFATRNIDISSLKSEINQKNNHMSASVLIALMEETSIEQLESDFVQLCEQFNVQGCIKKTASNLL from the coding sequence ATGAGCGAATATTTAGTATTAACGGCGATGGGCCCAGATCGTACCGGCAGTGTCAGCGACTTAACTAAACTCGCTAGTGAGTGTGGTTGCAATATTCTTGACAGTAGAATGGCGGTATTTGGCTTAGAATTCACCTTGATCATGTTGCTTACTGGCACGAATAAAGCTATTCATCAATTAGAAAGTAAACTACCAGCAGTGGCGCATGAACTTGAACTGATCACTATGATGAAAAGGACTTCAGGCTATCGCGAACAAGAATTTGTTCATCACTATCAAGCCGATTATGCTGGTATTGATCAACCCGGTGTTTTAAAAGCCGTGACCGCATTCTTTGCTACGCGCAATATCGATATTTCATCATTAAAGTCTGAAATTAATCAAAAAAATAACCATATGAGCGCATCAGTCTTAATTGCTTTGATGGAAGAAACCAGTATTGAACAGCTTGAAAGTGATTTTGTGCAATTATGTGAACAGTTTAATGTTCAAGGTTGCATAAAAAAAACCGCCTCAAATTTACTATAG
- the bcp gene encoding thioredoxin-dependent thiol peroxidase — MLEVGKPAPTFTLQDQNDSPISLETFAGKKVLIYFYPRASTPGCTVQACALRDTKAELDALNVVVLGISPDTPKKLTNFVNKQALNFTLLADEDHATCEAYNVWQLKKFMGRENMGVVRTSFLIDEEGKLEHIFNKFKTKDHHEVVLDYLQK; from the coding sequence ATGTTAGAAGTAGGTAAACCCGCACCAACATTCACTCTACAAGATCAAAACGACTCTCCAATATCTTTAGAAACATTTGCAGGTAAAAAAGTTCTTATCTATTTTTATCCAAGAGCTTCAACACCTGGTTGCACGGTACAAGCCTGTGCGTTAAGAGATACTAAAGCAGAGCTAGATGCACTAAACGTCGTTGTGTTAGGCATAAGCCCTGATACACCTAAAAAATTGACTAACTTTGTCAATAAGCAAGCGTTAAACTTCACATTGCTAGCCGATGAAGATCATGCAACTTGTGAAGCCTATAATGTTTGGCAGTTAAAAAAATTCATGGGCCGTGAAAATATGGGTGTTGTGAGAACATCTTTTCTTATCGATGAAGAAGGTAAGCTAGAGCATATTTTTAATAAGTTTAAAACAAAAGATCACCATGAAGTGGTTTTAGATTACTTACAAAAATAG
- a CDS encoding nitrite reductase: protein MKNNIGIQTPLVQVIKNALFSSILLFIFSATAQANKIAGVAEPTTAIKINAVDDAQALYQEHCQSCHGVGRMGAMGPALFPENLSRLRKNKAVDVIQQGRAATQMPAFNQQLSAEQTQSLVDYIYTPPKTQPRWTMADIKATNIQHFDQSKLGNKPLFDADLMNLFIVVELGDHSATLLNGDTFEPITRFKTRFALHGGPKYSPDGRYVYFASRDGWISKYDIYNMKIVSEVRAGINTRNLAVSSDGKYAIVGNYLPHNVVILDTQDLSPIKTIPTIDSDGVSSRVSAVYNAPPRNSFIVALKDVKEVWEIPYSDKAGVILDKDLAHDDTFDSDSVQIENSQVKDNFPIRRIKTEDYLDDFFFDPQYVNLIGASRDSHNGQVINLDAKKKIATIDMAGMPHLGSGITWQYQGNTVFASPNIKEGRVSVIDMTHWKVIKEIETQGPGFFMRSHSNSPYAWVDVFFGPNKDKVHVINKSTLEIVKTLTPVPGKTAAHVEFTKDGQYVLLSIWDDDGALIVYNANTLEEIKRLPMKKPSGKYNVFNKINYEKGTSH from the coding sequence ATGAAGAATAATATCGGGATACAAACGCCATTAGTGCAGGTAATAAAAAATGCATTATTTTCTTCTATACTGTTATTTATTTTTAGTGCCACTGCACAAGCGAATAAAATTGCAGGTGTAGCAGAGCCAACAACAGCCATCAAAATTAACGCTGTAGACGATGCCCAAGCGCTATATCAAGAACATTGCCAAAGCTGCCATGGTGTTGGACGTATGGGCGCTATGGGGCCGGCACTGTTTCCTGAAAACCTTTCCAGACTTCGAAAAAATAAAGCTGTTGATGTTATCCAACAAGGGCGCGCTGCAACCCAGATGCCGGCGTTTAATCAGCAACTATCTGCCGAGCAGACACAGTCATTAGTTGATTATATTTATACGCCGCCGAAAACCCAACCACGGTGGACAATGGCGGATATCAAAGCGACAAACATTCAACATTTTGATCAAAGTAAATTAGGAAATAAACCGCTCTTTGATGCTGACTTAATGAATTTGTTTATTGTTGTTGAACTTGGTGACCATTCAGCAACACTTCTTAATGGCGATACATTTGAACCAATAACGCGTTTTAAAACTCGTTTTGCTTTACATGGCGGCCCAAAGTATTCACCTGACGGTCGTTATGTCTATTTTGCTTCTCGCGATGGTTGGATAAGTAAGTATGACATTTACAATATGAAAATAGTGTCAGAAGTGCGTGCAGGTATTAATACACGTAACCTCGCTGTTTCTTCTGATGGTAAATACGCCATTGTGGGGAATTATTTACCGCACAATGTGGTGATTCTCGACACACAAGATTTATCGCCAATTAAAACTATTCCAACCATCGACAGTGATGGCGTTAGTTCACGTGTCAGTGCAGTTTATAACGCACCCCCAAGAAATAGCTTTATTGTGGCGTTAAAAGATGTAAAAGAAGTATGGGAAATTCCTTACAGCGATAAAGCGGGCGTGATACTTGATAAAGATTTAGCACATGACGACACTTTTGACAGTGATAGTGTACAAATTGAAAATTCACAAGTGAAAGACAATTTTCCAATCAGACGGATTAAAACAGAGGACTATTTAGATGACTTCTTTTTTGATCCACAATACGTCAATTTAATTGGTGCATCTCGTGATAGCCATAATGGTCAAGTGATCAATCTTGATGCGAAGAAAAAAATAGCCACTATTGATATGGCAGGTATGCCGCATTTAGGCTCTGGTATTACTTGGCAGTATCAAGGTAACACTGTATTTGCTTCACCCAATATTAAGGAGGGGCGTGTTTCTGTTATTGATATGACTCATTGGAAAGTGATCAAAGAAATAGAAACCCAAGGACCTGGCTTTTTTATGCGCAGCCACAGTAATTCACCTTATGCTTGGGTTGATGTCTTTTTTGGCCCAAATAAAGATAAAGTGCACGTGATCAATAAAAGCACGCTAGAAATTGTTAAAACGCTAACACCAGTGCCCGGTAAAACCGCCGCTCATGTTGAATTTACCAAAGATGGCCAATATGTTTTATTGAGTATTTGGGATGATGACGGCGCATTAATTGTTTATAACGCGAATACTTTAGAAGAAATTAAACGTTTACCAATGAAAAAGCCTTCAGGAAAATATAACGTTTTTAATAAGATAAACTATGAAAAGGGCACGAGTCACTAG
- the cobA gene encoding uroporphyrinogen-III C-methyltransferase — translation MTQLSNEHQLSTNVLNNINRKSTLQPGEVALVGSGPGDAELLTIRALRFIEQADVAIYDRLVSDEIMALLPEGCERFYVGKEQAKHCVPQGKINELLVQYAQQGRKVLRLKGGDPFIFGRGGEEAEFLLQNGISCHVCPGITAASGCTTYAGIPLTHRGVAQGCTFITGHMQNDGQLNLPWQSLSCGSQTVVFYMGINTLPSITEQLIKHGRDANTPAALIRKGTQPDQQIFRGTLSSLADLVVKHKITPPTLIVIGDVVNQLTDTALAKPGFLDAKHYQTQMQLTEKVG, via the coding sequence ATGACACAGCTATCGAATGAACATCAATTAAGTACCAATGTCTTGAATAACATCAACAGAAAATCAACTTTACAGCCAGGTGAAGTCGCACTTGTTGGCTCAGGCCCAGGCGACGCAGAATTATTAACCATTCGAGCTTTGCGCTTTATCGAGCAAGCGGATGTGGCTATTTATGATCGCTTAGTGAGTGATGAAATTATGGCGCTTTTACCTGAAGGCTGCGAGCGTTTTTATGTTGGTAAAGAACAAGCAAAGCATTGTGTGCCACAAGGTAAAATTAATGAATTGTTAGTGCAATATGCACAACAAGGGCGAAAAGTATTACGCCTCAAAGGTGGCGACCCATTTATATTCGGTCGCGGTGGGGAAGAAGCTGAATTTTTATTACAAAACGGCATTAGTTGTCATGTCTGTCCTGGCATCACTGCAGCATCGGGTTGTACAACCTATGCAGGTATTCCATTAACCCACAGAGGGGTTGCACAGGGTTGTACCTTTATTACCGGTCATATGCAAAACGATGGTCAACTTAATTTACCATGGCAGAGTTTAAGTTGCGGTTCGCAAACCGTGGTATTTTATATGGGGATCAATACCTTACCGAGTATCACTGAGCAATTAATAAAGCACGGTCGTGATGCTAATACCCCAGCAGCGCTCATTCGTAAAGGTACGCAGCCGGATCAGCAAATATTTCGCGGTACATTATCTTCACTTGCTGACTTAGTGGTCAAACATAAAATTACACCGCCAACGTTAATTGTCATTGGTGATGTTGTTAATCAATTAACTGATACGGCTTTGGCTAAACCTGGATTTTTAGACGCTAAGCATTACCAAACGCAAATGCAATTAACTGAAAAAGTAGGCTAG
- the nirJ gene encoding heme d1 biosynthesis radical SAM protein NirJ: MFRISQLLKTFHDNSPAKKAHKMPGPVVIWNLIRRCNLRCKHCYSSSLDMEFNDELSTEQVKATIDDLKVANVPVLIFSGGEPLLRPDIYEITAYAKAKGFYVALSTNGTLITEDNIEKIKAADYQYVGISIDGLEDFHDEFRRQEGCFQESMKAIDLCKAAGIKIGMRLCLTRDNFEDLPKVLDLMEEKKVDKFYLSHLNYSGRGKRSAESDAMFKMTKDAMIMLYERAWSHIEQGIETDFVTGNNDADGPFLLQWVEREFGEKYPERIANLKQRLINWGGNSSGVNVANIDNTGTIHPDTYWWGHPIGNVKTEKFSDVWKNTQDPLMLGFRQQPRPVKGRCSQCQYLNICGGNTRTRAFAQSGDVWAEDPGCYLTDSEIGVESRVIVPEEIPFVSV; this comes from the coding sequence ATGTTTAGAATTTCACAGCTATTAAAAACATTTCACGATAATTCACCCGCTAAAAAAGCCCATAAAATGCCCGGGCCAGTAGTTATATGGAATTTAATACGACGTTGTAATTTACGTTGTAAACATTGCTATTCATCATCGCTTGATATGGAATTTAATGATGAACTCTCAACAGAGCAAGTAAAAGCAACAATAGACGATTTGAAAGTGGCTAATGTACCGGTGTTGATTTTTTCGGGTGGCGAGCCATTATTACGCCCTGATATTTATGAAATTACCGCTTACGCTAAAGCCAAAGGTTTTTATGTTGCGCTGTCGACCAATGGTACGTTGATTACCGAAGATAATATTGAAAAAATTAAAGCGGCTGACTATCAATATGTCGGTATAAGTATTGATGGTTTAGAAGACTTTCATGATGAATTTCGTCGCCAAGAAGGTTGCTTTCAAGAATCAATGAAAGCAATTGATTTATGTAAAGCCGCAGGAATTAAGATTGGTATGCGTTTGTGTTTAACACGTGACAATTTTGAAGATTTACCTAAAGTACTCGATCTCATGGAAGAGAAGAAAGTTGATAAATTTTATTTATCTCATCTGAATTATTCCGGTCGCGGTAAGCGCAGCGCAGAAAGTGATGCGATGTTTAAAATGACAAAAGACGCCATGATAATGCTTTACGAACGTGCTTGGTCACATATTGAACAAGGTATAGAAACTGATTTTGTCACCGGTAATAATGATGCAGATGGCCCGTTCTTATTACAATGGGTTGAACGAGAGTTTGGTGAAAAGTACCCTGAAAGAATCGCTAATTTAAAGCAAAGACTAATTAATTGGGGTGGTAACTCTAGTGGCGTTAATGTCGCCAATATAGATAACACCGGCACCATACATCCGGATACTTATTGGTGGGGGCATCCTATTGGTAACGTTAAAACTGAAAAGTTTTCTGATGTGTGGAAAAATACCCAAGACCCTTTAATGTTAGGTTTCAGACAACAACCACGTCCGGTTAAAGGTCGTTGTAGCCAATGCCAATACCTCAATATTTGTGGTGGTAATACACGCACACGAGCATTTGCACAATCTGGCGATGTTTGGGCTGAGGATCCGGGTTGTTACTTAACAGATAGTGAAATAGGCGTTGAAAGTCGTGTAATAGTGCCCGAAGAAATCCCTTTTGTTTCGGTGTAA
- a CDS encoding Lrp/AsnC family transcriptional regulator: MSNYTCQPNKVLSPLERQYVLLTQSGLPIVAQPYQVIAEQLEISVADVLAMTLDLKERGIIRRIAAVPNHYKLGYRFNGMTVWDVEDSSVSEYGKAIGQLPFVSHCYLRPRHLPRWNYNLFAMVHGKTEHEVQQYRTQIKDLLINVLQVRNDDPDHGGTFQTNDMLTSTEILKKTGLRLKR; encoded by the coding sequence ATGTCCAATTATACCTGCCAGCCTAATAAAGTATTATCGCCTTTAGAGCGCCAGTATGTGCTATTAACTCAATCTGGATTACCTATTGTTGCCCAACCTTATCAAGTTATTGCCGAGCAACTAGAGATATCAGTGGCTGATGTTTTAGCAATGACACTTGATTTGAAAGAGCGTGGCATTATTCGCCGGATTGCCGCCGTGCCTAATCACTATAAGTTAGGTTATCGCTTTAATGGCATGACGGTTTGGGATGTTGAAGATAGCTCAGTAAGTGAATATGGCAAAGCCATTGGGCAATTGCCTTTTGTTAGTCATTGCTATTTAAGACCAAGACACTTGCCTCGTTGGAATTATAATTTGTTTGCTATGGTGCATGGAAAAACAGAGCACGAAGTTCAACAATACCGAACCCAAATCAAAGATTTACTCATTAATGTTTTGCAGGTGAGAAATGATGACCCAGATCATGGGGGTACGTTTCAAACTAATGATATGTTGACTAGTACAGAGATATTGAAAAAAACAGGCTTGCGATTGAAACGCTAG
- a CDS encoding AsnC family transcriptional regulator yields the protein MDKSSRQSTTELAELSELDKQLINLLQRGLPVAERPFLAIAEQLNSSEDEVLERLNHLMTSRVLTRFGPMFDAVCLGGAFTLAALAVPENRFEEVAAQVNSFDEVAHNYRRTHDFNMWFVVGAESEAEVNQVISSIEKTTALPVLNTPKLEEFYVQLYLPA from the coding sequence ATGGATAAATCATCGCGACAATCAACGACTGAATTAGCTGAGTTGAGTGAATTAGATAAGCAGTTAATTAATTTATTACAACGAGGTTTACCGGTTGCAGAACGGCCATTTTTAGCTATTGCCGAGCAATTAAATAGCAGTGAAGACGAAGTGCTTGAACGCCTAAACCATTTAATGACCAGTAGAGTATTAACACGGTTTGGCCCAATGTTTGACGCCGTATGTTTAGGTGGTGCTTTTACATTAGCTGCGCTAGCGGTACCTGAAAACAGGTTCGAGGAGGTCGCGGCGCAAGTCAATAGCTTTGATGAAGTCGCGCACAATTATCGCAGAACGCATGATTTTAACATGTGGTTTGTTGTCGGTGCTGAGTCTGAAGCTGAAGTTAACCAAGTGATCAGTAGCATTGAGAAAACAACCGCTCTACCGGTACTAAATACGCCAAAATTAGAAGAATTCTATGTCCAATTATACCTGCCAGCCTAA
- a CDS encoding Lrp/AsnC family transcriptional regulator, which produces MSQLSSAQHLHQLEQERSVTENDSTGIFSTAKSNIAVNREKDALSLSQQQELRAILEKGLPHAAQPYLLIAQALNTTEAQVLAQIQLWQEDSLIKRFGLVVKHRKLGFKANAMVVWNIADEQVDDVAAQLSSCSEVSLCYRRPRRLPDWPYNLFCMIHGTDREIVTAQIDAMVKKFSLSYVEKDILFSFKAYKQQGARYTKQGI; this is translated from the coding sequence ATGAGCCAGTTATCAAGTGCACAGCACCTTCATCAATTAGAGCAAGAGCGAAGCGTTACTGAAAACGATTCAACAGGCATTTTTTCGACTGCCAAGTCGAACATAGCTGTAAACAGAGAAAAGGACGCATTGTCTCTCAGTCAACAACAGGAATTACGGGCTATTTTGGAAAAAGGTTTGCCGCATGCCGCACAGCCTTATTTATTGATAGCTCAAGCGCTCAATACAACAGAGGCTCAAGTATTAGCGCAAATACAACTCTGGCAAGAAGACAGTTTAATAAAGCGTTTTGGATTGGTGGTTAAACACCGAAAGTTAGGCTTTAAAGCTAATGCTATGGTGGTATGGAATATTGCTGATGAGCAAGTTGATGATGTCGCAGCGCAGCTTTCTAGTTGTTCGGAAGTGTCATTGTGCTATCGCCGTCCACGACGTTTGCCCGATTGGCCATACAATTTATTTTGCATGATACACGGCACCGATAGAGAAATTGTTACCGCGCAAATAGATGCGATGGTGAAGAAATTTTCTTTAAGTTATGTCGAAAAAGATATTTTATTTAGTTTTAAAGCTTATAAGCAGCAGGGTGCACGTTACACAAAGCAGGGCATATAA
- a CDS encoding Lrp/AsnC family transcriptional regulator, producing MTFLLTQLQQDIINQYQKGFPLCSRPYKALAEQFNSTEDIVLREIQVLDENGFLSRIGAVFNHQKAGASTLAAIAVPESELDSVAEIVNQFEQVNHNYGREHRYNLWFVATANNDKALAEVLEEIEKLTNYPVLILPMEESYHIDLAFNINFAVAQQSRH from the coding sequence ATGACGTTTTTACTGACACAGTTGCAGCAAGATATTATTAATCAATATCAAAAAGGTTTTCCACTTTGCTCTCGACCTTACAAAGCACTCGCCGAGCAATTTAATAGTACCGAAGATATTGTTCTTCGTGAGATACAAGTGCTAGATGAAAATGGGTTTTTATCACGTATTGGCGCTGTTTTTAATCACCAAAAAGCAGGTGCAAGCACTTTAGCTGCTATTGCTGTGCCAGAAAGTGAGCTGGACAGTGTTGCTGAAATAGTAAATCAGTTTGAACAAGTTAACCATAATTATGGCCGTGAGCATCGTTATAACCTCTGGTTTGTAGCGACCGCAAATAATGACAAAGCGTTGGCTGAGGTACTAGAGGAAATCGAAAAGCTAACCAATTATCCGGTATTGATATTACCCATGGAAGAGTCTTATCACATTGATTTGGCTTTTAATATTAACTTTGCAGTTGCACAACAGAGTCGACATTAA
- a CDS encoding cytochrome D1 domain-containing protein produces the protein MIKLNSATTVLFLMLLTSACTQSLTHEKSQDREVVAVTLRATGDLGVIIERATSQVQIVNHSSNSMLSEIDGLGDLSHASIVYSRDQRFAYVFARDGGLTKIDMLKDKIAKRIIQSGNSIGGAISQDGKLIAVSNYTPGGVKVFNSDTLALVATIDSSVLSAKPRNEDGTPVRSKVVGLVDAPGQKFVFSLFDSNEIWIADFSQAEMQLTKFENIGLAPYDGLISPDGRYYIAGFFGEDGLALLDLWHIEKGVRRILANYGKGDKKLPVYKMPHLEGWAMAGDYAFLPAVGKHSVLVVDTKTWLQVAEIPAHSQPIFVMAQPDNRQIWVNFAFPDNNTIQVFNTETFELVKTLTPGPAVLHMEFTPRGENVWISVRDSNEVHVYDTATQTLIDKLSVKSPSGIFFTNRAHQIGL, from the coding sequence ATGATTAAGCTTAATAGCGCAACAACGGTATTGTTTTTAATGCTACTGACCAGTGCATGTACACAATCATTAACACATGAAAAATCACAGGACCGAGAAGTTGTCGCGGTAACGTTACGAGCGACTGGCGATCTTGGGGTGATTATCGAAAGAGCAACCTCTCAAGTACAAATTGTTAATCATAGTAGTAACAGTATGTTGAGTGAGATTGATGGCTTAGGCGACTTATCTCATGCGTCAATTGTGTATTCTCGAGATCAACGCTTTGCTTATGTGTTCGCACGAGATGGCGGACTGACAAAAATTGATATGCTAAAAGATAAAATAGCAAAACGTATTATTCAGTCAGGTAATAGTATTGGTGGTGCTATCAGCCAAGATGGCAAGCTTATCGCCGTATCGAATTACACCCCAGGTGGCGTCAAAGTATTTAACAGTGACACATTAGCATTAGTGGCTACTATCGACAGTTCGGTACTCAGTGCAAAGCCTAGAAATGAAGACGGCACGCCAGTACGTTCAAAAGTGGTCGGTTTAGTCGATGCCCCAGGACAAAAGTTTGTGTTCAGTTTGTTTGATAGTAACGAGATATGGATTGCTGATTTTTCTCAAGCTGAGATGCAGTTAACTAAATTTGAAAATATCGGTTTAGCACCTTACGACGGTTTAATTAGCCCCGATGGTCGTTACTATATCGCTGGTTTTTTTGGTGAAGACGGTTTAGCTTTACTCGATTTGTGGCATATCGAAAAAGGCGTGCGTCGTATTTTAGCTAACTACGGTAAAGGTGATAAAAAACTACCGGTTTATAAAATGCCTCATCTAGAAGGTTGGGCAATGGCTGGAGATTATGCTTTTTTACCTGCCGTAGGCAAACATAGTGTGCTGGTGGTTGATACTAAAACCTGGCTACAAGTTGCTGAAATTCCGGCACACAGTCAGCCTATTTTTGTTATGGCACAACCAGATAATCGCCAAATATGGGTTAACTTTGCTTTCCCAGACAATAATACGATTCAAGTTTTCAATACTGAAACCTTCGAGTTGGTCAAAACATTAACGCCTGGGCCAGCAGTTTTACATATGGAGTTCACTCCACGTGGTGAAAATGTTTGGATTTCAGTTCGCGATAGTAATGAAGTGCACGTTTATGACACGGCGACTCAAACCCTGATAGATAAGCTATCGGTGAAAAGTCCCAGTGGTATTTTCTTTACCAATCGCGCACATCAAATAGGACTGTAG
- a CDS encoding cytochrome c — MKVTIKGVSALLTACVLFSINLDVMAAELSTEKKSQLIHMVKQDCGSCHGMTLKGGLGPTLLPKTMNKLSESTIKNIILFGRPGTAMPPFESILTENEALWISQQLQQGLETHD, encoded by the coding sequence ATGAAAGTCACGATAAAAGGCGTAAGTGCATTACTAACAGCTTGCGTGTTGTTCAGTATTAACCTCGATGTAATGGCCGCTGAATTGAGCACAGAAAAAAAATCCCAACTTATCCATATGGTAAAACAAGACTGTGGATCCTGCCATGGTATGACCTTAAAAGGTGGCTTAGGCCCAACATTACTGCCTAAAACTATGAATAAATTATCCGAAAGTACGATAAAAAACATCATTTTGTTTGGTCGTCCGGGAACGGCAATGCCGCCATTTGAGTCAATTTTGACTGAAAATGAAGCGTTGTGGATCAGTCAACAATTACAACAAGGGCTAGAAACTCATGATTAA
- a CDS encoding AI-2E family transporter codes for MVSLFSDWYKRNFSDPSAVTLLVILICTFLFVYFFSSLLMPVFVAVAIAFLLDLPVNKLSQIGISRTLAVVTVVSAFVGLSLIGILGLMPVIWQQSSNLLQEVPQMVGQGHTYLLALPEQYPHLVSAEQIGNVITLVNDKLIEWGQVALKASLNSISNVVALLIYLILVPLMVFFFLKDKRFLFDSLRQFLPNDRRMAKQVGSEMNQQIMNYIRGKLIEIIIIGTASTIAFIALGLNYPVLLGVLVGLSVLVPYVGATIVTLPVLLVALFQFGTSAQFGYVMLAYGIIQALDGNLLVPLLFSEAVNLHPVTIIIAVILFGGLWGFWGVFFAIPLATLVKAVLNAWSTTTQHEVVK; via the coding sequence ATGGTTTCTCTATTTAGCGATTGGTACAAAAGAAATTTTTCAGATCCAAGTGCGGTAACTTTATTAGTTATTTTAATTTGTACTTTTTTGTTTGTTTATTTTTTCAGTAGCTTATTAATGCCGGTATTTGTTGCCGTTGCTATTGCATTTTTGTTAGACCTTCCGGTTAATAAACTCTCGCAGATTGGAATATCTCGCACCTTAGCTGTCGTCACGGTTGTGTCTGCCTTTGTTGGTCTATCGTTAATCGGTATCTTGGGTTTAATGCCAGTTATTTGGCAACAAAGTAGTAACTTATTACAAGAAGTGCCGCAAATGGTTGGGCAAGGACATACCTACTTACTTGCGTTGCCAGAGCAGTATCCTCATTTAGTGAGTGCAGAGCAAATCGGTAATGTGATTACTTTAGTTAACGATAAGTTAATTGAGTGGGGGCAGGTGGCTTTGAAAGCGTCACTTAACTCTATTTCGAATGTTGTAGCATTACTAATTTACCTCATTTTAGTGCCTTTGATGGTGTTTTTCTTTCTTAAAGATAAGCGCTTTCTGTTTGACAGCTTACGCCAATTTTTACCTAACGATCGACGAATGGCAAAACAAGTTGGTAGTGAAATGAATCAACAGATCATGAATTATATTCGTGGTAAATTGATTGAAATTATTATTATAGGCACAGCTTCAACCATTGCATTTATCGCCTTAGGACTTAATTATCCTGTTTTACTTGGTGTATTAGTGGGCTTGTCTGTTTTAGTACCGTATGTCGGGGCGACAATCGTCACATTGCCGGTGTTACTGGTCGCTTTATTTCAATTTGGCACTAGTGCGCAATTTGGCTACGTCATGCTAGCGTACGGTATCATCCAAGCATTAGATGGTAATTTACTAGTGCCTTTACTTTTTTCTGAAGCGGTTAACTTACATCCAGTCACTATTATTATTGCGGTGATATTATTTGGCGGCTTGTGGGGTTTTTGGGGGGTATTTTTTGCTATTCCATTAGCGACACTTGTTAAGGCTGTGCTTAATGCTTGGTCAACAACGACTCAGCATGAAGTTGTAAAATAA
- a CDS encoding sulfurtransferase TusA family protein gives MFLFMIYEYDATQDKCPVPLVNLRLLLRKLTPFDSCLIRICDNGSKKDIPKLLIKQGFYFEQRKVNEHIVELTIRMEK, from the coding sequence ATGTTTTTATTTATGATATATGAATACGACGCCACACAAGATAAATGTCCTGTTCCTTTGGTTAATTTACGCTTGTTACTACGAAAGTTAACGCCCTTCGATAGTTGTTTGATACGCATTTGCGATAATGGTTCTAAAAAAGATATTCCTAAATTGTTAATCAAACAAGGGTTTTATTTTGAACAACGTAAAGTTAATGAACATATTGTTGAATTAACGATAAGAATGGAAAAGTAA